The Clupea harengus chromosome 22, Ch_v2.0.2, whole genome shotgun sequence genomic sequence CCTGCTATATCTCCAGATAACATGCTATTTAACCACGTACTTCATCTCGGTCACACCGCTTGGCAGAATGAGAGgatgtgtttattttattcatttattagcTTGCCTGACTACACACTCAGTGTCGTAGCTTCTATTGATGGACTTTTCAATTAAGTGTTATTTACTATAGTTGTTGTAGTTAACATTCCTAGTTTCCAGAGCACTGATATAGAACTTTTTAAACTTCTTAAACTTTTTTACCTGATGTACTTCACAGGTGTCCCGTCATAAAGACATATCGGGACACCTGcaagccaatcagaaaagagcatTTCTCTATTTATCTCGGGGTATAAACTCCTTTAAACTCCtcaatttcagtttaatttatgcaaaaaaaaaatttggtttggtgtctgtatgttttaatgttttatgtttcatgtcTAGTGTTTTAAAGTCTTTTCAAAATATGTTTCCCCCCTCAGAAAAGTGGTCCAGAGCCAGGAGAACCTCGGGAGAGCCATCCAGGAGGTGAGCACCAGTCTTGTCATCATAGTCACCTAAGGAGGGGGTCTGATTTTGGGGACCTAAGGGGAGGTTGTGGTTTACACTGTCATACTGAGCTATGCTTTCATAGCCTGACAGGTCTTTTATTCATCCATGTTATATATTAATTGATTTGAgtcactctcttctcccccactctccccttttctctctctctttccccctttctctctctctgtctcttgcggCAGATCTCTTACATCTCTGTGATGCGATGCTAGTTGCTGATCCTCGCCACTACCGATGTTTCTGAcgtgggttctctctctctctggacgcAGATGAAAGCGGCCCACTgcttccccttcctcctcctcctcctcctcctcctcctccttcccctccccttccaccGGACTCCCCCAGACCCCCGCACCCCCATACGCTCCAGCAGGCCTCCAGTAGCCGATTAGCACATCACAGCGCATCCGCTGCCCGCTCACTAATGGGAGACGACGCGACTCTGCGGTGTAAACAAACAGGCGCTCGTCCGCCACTCATGAACAAAGATGCCTCTCATGGAGGAGAGCGCAGAGAGTTTTAGAGGGGGTTGGGAGACATGGGGGCAGGGGAGGTTAGGGTAGGGGGGAACTCACCAGCCGGCCATACCCATTcaccacaacacccaccattgcTCTGTGATCTCGTTCCTGTTCTTCACCTCTTACCCCTGCCTACCCCGCCTTTATGCCCCCCTATCCCCCTTAGGTCCTTCCACTCTGCTCCCTGCACCTTAACCTGTGCCAGGTCAAGCCTGCCCACCAACCCAGCACCAGCCATCAACCTGTGGCAGCAGTAGTGGGAGTCATAGTGTGCAGCAGCCCGCCACTTGAAGTACTGAAGCGGGGGCAGGTGGGTAGATGAGAGTCGGGGTAAGCTcagatggtggtggtgaggagaTAGGGGGAAGGGAtaaggggtgggggagaggggggagttgCAGGGTCCCCTTTGGAAGTAGCCGCCCTGGTTTTTGGCTCGGCACGCAGCGGCCGCAGAAGAGGCATGCATGGCTGCCTCATGTCCTGGGAGTGACAGGCCGTGGCCCACGGAGGGATGAACGCAGGGTGGCCTGACCagcacgttgtgtgtgtgtgtgtcactgtgtgtgtctgtgtgtctgtgtgtctgtgtgtgtgtgtgtgtgtgagtgtgtgtgtgtgtgtgtgtgagagagagaaaatcagttTATTGCGTGGTAAAtcctgtttgcttgtttgttcgAAAGCTGTTGTACAGTTCAGTGACATGTAAACAAGTAAATGATGCCctaaaggtttgtgtgtggatgtttttctTGAATGTGTGTTCGGTCTCAGTCAGACCCAACTTTAGGTAACACTGTCTCAAAACGGAttcaaaagataaaaaaaaaataaaaaaaagtatgaaaCGAGCTCATATTGAGTTCATACCGACTAAATATTAAAGCACATAAAAAAGTACATACATGAAAAAGGGTAATTTTGTTAAATGAATTATTGAACACTAGCCTACAAATATGTCATGTCTTGAGATATTGTGATCTTAAGCCGAATGAGCTGCTGAACTCATAGTAATATGACACTCAGGCGACATCATATTGCTATAAATGTGTAAACCATATGCGAAGCGTGCACGTCGACGCAGCACGATGCGCGTATCCGTCAGCACTTGTGCACGCCGCTGCTTCTGCGGAATTTGCGGGGCTGTAGTCGGACTTCCGAAGACAGACGCCCACTTAGAAAATAATGAACAACAAATTTGACGCGTGAGTAACCAAATACGCTTTGCATGTTTTAGGGTCCCCGTGTATGTGCAAATCCGTAGCGTGCAATTGTTGTTTCACGACTGAGTGCATGAAGAAAGAGGTGTGTCTGATAGACTCCCATGCATCGAGAGCCGAGGTCACTGATCAATGCCTGTCATGCTGGCTACCATTCTGTGATTTATTACTTCCACGTATGTTAACTTGTGGAGACCGACTAGTTTTAATTAGAGGCAGTGTTGATCTTTAGGATCGAAAGCGCGGAAGTGGCCACGGCCTCTAGGCCCGAGCTGGATCCTCGGGTTGCAAGTATGTGAGAGGCAGGGGCAGGTGCGCTGGAAACCGGCTGGATAAATGCCCTTAATTGCTTTGCCGCTACGTCCTTTgcattgctttggataaaaatgcTCAATGGTGAAAATAGCCGGTCTAATATTTCTGAAGAGCTGTGCAAGAGTAGTGACTGAAATGGAATGCACAGCCTTGCAGTTCCAAAAGTTTGTAGCTAGTTTCCCAGTCAACGCCTAAGCACATCAACCAGTTTGACTAAGTCTACGTAAGTGGTTATCTTGACACTGGGGGAGCATTATTAAGGGCTAAGTATGCTGGGTTCAATATCACCAGGCTAGAGTGTGTTTCCCGAAAGCGTCATTGAGCAATCACCGTGGTAAAAGTGAAGAGAGAGTGTTAAAAATGATAGGCTCTCTATCATTTAAATATGGTAGTTGTTCAACGACGTCTTCGGGAAACGTACTGTTTCGATTAGTCGAACCTGTGATCTACCTATACCTGTGATTGATCGAGTCTAAACAGCTGGTCTAAATTTGTACTGTAGTCTCAAAGATGATGACAGTGGCGACCATGACCAAGACAACATCTCACCGAAAGActgtgaaaaggaaaaaagtgaAGACGAGGAGAAGGACCCAAACACTGCCAAGAGAAAGGTTTGTGTGTCCTTGGAATGCATGGATGGATGTCAGTCATCATGTATCTCTACTTTGAAACGAGTGTAGTTTAGTGACATTGTTGTTACAAGTTGGATATGTAGTAAGAACATTTCTACTTGACTAAAAATGGAGCGATGGTAGAGATGCTTGTAGTGACGTGTGTTGACAGATGTCAGCAGCAGTTTGcgtcaggtctgtgtgtttccaGACAGCGGTTCCGGGGGCTGGGGAACACCCTCTGCAGTACAACTACGCCTTCTGGTACTCCCGCCGCACTCCTGGACGACCCGCCAGCTCTCAGAGCTACGAGCAGAACATCAAACAGATCGGCAGCTTTGCCTCTGTGagaacacgcatacacacacgcatacacacacacacacacacacgcatacacacataacaaacaacaaacgAGATCAGGACAGCAGGTTCTACTTTCACATCTGGCCCTTGTGAGACAAGGTCTGAATTCCAACCTTGCAGAAAAGGTCACCAAGACCACTCCTGTTTCTGAATTCAGTAACACTGACATGCACTATAACCTATTAATAAAGACATTTCGAAAATATGTATGACTTCATTTACAAGTTTGTCCCGGGGGTATTCCACGTACGTGGTTTTgagacaaacctggataagttaactcagagtaagtggtaaacctcctaatagaagagccctctgacgttgttttgctaggagaatgaaccaatgggggttcttttattaggaggttactctgagttaaccacttactctgagttaacttatccaggtttgtcacttaACCACGTACatggaatacccccctgatcTCTAGGCTCCAAATGTTGGAAAAGTATTCTTTTCACATACTCGAGTAgttattgaattgaataagGACGCACacaactctctgtctgtcagccagAATTAGGCACAATATAACTGGAAAAAAGACGGTACTCATAATATTGATTAATTAGGGCTGAAGACAAGAATAAAGACgtgcttgtttgttgttgtgtgtctaGGTGGAGCAATTCTGGCGGttttatagtcacatgatcagaCCGGGCGATCTAACTGGCCACAGTGACTTCCACCTGTTCAAGGAGGGCATCAAACCCATGTGGGAGGTTTGTGTGGTCTTCTTACAGTCAGCTTAAATCATCACTCTGTACAACACACAGATGATGAAGTGTTTCATGTATATAGTTTCCAGTAGGTTTGTGTCTTTTCGATGGAGATTAATATTGAAATTTGAAGTATGAGGTTGAGAAAATACCCTATTATGGGGAAAAGATTTTAGTACTTCCTCTCTAAATGCATCCACATTACAATTCGTATAGCAAGTAATTGTGTGGTGATGTACTGTGATACAGAGAGATTTGTGTAGGGTGGCATTTGACTGGACTGGTACACCCATGCATGGCCTGTGTCCCGTTCCGTAGGATGATGCCAATAAAAGTGGGGGGAAGTGGATCATCCGCCTGCGTAAGGGCCTGGCGTCGCGCTGCTGGGAGAACCTCATCCTGGCCATGCTGGGCGAGCAGTTCATGGTGGGGGAGGAGATCTGTGGGGCTGTGGTGTCTGTGCGCTTCCAGGTACCAGACCTCCGCCACTCCCAGCAACACCACTGCAGCTGGATAGAGCCTGGGCTTTGAGATTTAAagagtctttctttctgtgtgctcTTTGCCCCATCTTTCTCGTCTACCTTCTGTTACTTTGCgcctttccctctttctataTAATTCCCCCCTCTTCCTTTACTCTTCCACATCTCCCTCCAttgtttgattacatttttgcatttttatttattcatttttactgACAACAAGATCCATGTGCTACAACATTTCAACGCAATGTAGGTCTGTAGCTGTTATGAGTGACTACTGTCTCGGGGAATGCTATCCTTCAGGTTTATATTCTTGCCTAAGTAATTCACCTTTAATGCAGACAACATCATAGACCAGAAAAAACCTTTACAGATTCTCTAAGGAAATTATCTGATCTTGACAGTATTTGACTAATGTGTGGGTCAATGTGTCTAGGAGGATATAATATCCATATGGAACAAAACGGCCAGCGACCAGGCCACCACGGCACGCATAAGAGACACATTACGCCGAGTTCTCAACCTGCCCCCTAACACCATCATGGAGTAcaagatgcacacagacagcatcAAGTAAGagcttacacacatgaaatcAGCGGGTTATTTTTGGGTAGTCTTTAGTAAGGTAGTCCTGTGTGTAATGCACTTAACATCTAATCAACAGAGTAGTACCATATATATGTCTGATACAAATCTATGTTGTTAAATAATGTACTTAATAGGGTTAAGTGTAGAGTGTAACATGTAACAATATGTAGTTACAAGAGAATCATGTTGTATTAAAACTATTAGTTATTCAACTTGCATAAATACTTTGTATACTATTTATTTCCTTAAGTACATTGTACTGTCACCAGTCTTTGTTATTTTGCTTTCATCAGTCTATGTAGGTGTAGTTGATACTTGGGATGGTTGTGTGAACTGTGTAAttgaaactgattttgttttggtCCTTGACAGGGCCTGGGAGGACTTCCACGGCCTAGTGAACCCCAGCGGAGGACGCTAAGATCTTCTTCAGCGAGTCTATGCCAAGGGTATGACCCAAACGTGCACACGCACGTCACCAAatcttttacattttaaaaatggTATATTTTTTAACTTTAACATTTTTTGTTACATCAATATTTCATATGGACATCTGCCTGAGAATATCTGTTTCCTGTTTTAAAACAGATTTCagctattttcttttttggacAAAGAGGAATGCTCGCGTGGATGATACCTGGCTCTAGGAGGAGGGGTTCCTGTCTTAAAAAATACCATAAACACAAAAAATTGAGATGACTACATTAACGAAAAAAGGAACCAGGACGGAACAGGAATGTGTTGAATAAAACTAGTGAGGAGAGGAAACCTCACAGGGTGCTCCTGATGCATGCAGTCCCCTTAGAAAATCACCAGGGGGAGCTCTCATGACAAACTTCCCCCAGTCGCTGTGATCTGGAAGTAGGCTGTTGACAGTCTACACAACAACcgaccaaccaaccaaccaagtGACATACAGCAGTTGATTTACCAAGATTTGAAACAGTCCACTGTCTATGAATTCTGATAATTTCTCAATGAGCAGCTTCAGCTGTATGTGtttgacaaagaaaaaaacagggttGCAGGTAGAAAGTTATTTTACTAAAAGTGCAGTATTTTAACTGTAGTGTTTTAAGTTGTTCAAACTAGAGCTGTTGtacaaaaaaattatatttctatAACGTTATTTTGGAAGATGTACATTTTTGGGGAATCGTTGTtgattcctctccctccctttgacCTGAAATTTTTGGAATCCAAAGGTTGagcattgtttaaaaaaaaagagttgggcccttgaaagggtgtgtgtttgtcggtgACGGCCTCTGTGGGATGGACCGCCATGCTGCCTGTAGCACTGTGCCTGGCCTCAGAGCCTActgtccttctcttctctcttctcgcCCCCAAAgagattttgtgtgtggtttttgttttttacaggTAACAAAAAATCACACAAAATCTTTGTTCCTCAATGCTGAAGAGATGTTGAATGACAGCTCTCAAAATGCAGAATGATGATTGGTCAGGTGCTGTGGAGATGTCAGAGACAGCTCGACGAATATAAGGTGGTGATTGGTCAAGTGCTGAGGAGAAGTCAGTGACCGCTTCCTCGATGCTGAGCGATGATTGGCTGCCCTGGCATTTGCTTGGTTCTGAAGGCCCCATGCACTGTATTGGGATCAGCTGTGAACCTTTGTCTTAACCATATAACTATTTTTGACACGAGACACTTGACTGAGCAGAGGACAGGGGCTTGGGGCCTTTATGTGTCTTtgcccacatacatacatactgccTGGACTTCAGAAGATGGTGCTGGAAATGGTGgtgatgtttaaaaaaacaaaggtATTGTTTGAATACAATTGATTATAGCAATAAATGTTAATTATGCATCTGCTGCTAACCATGTTGGTCACTTGTGTCGTGTTCTCATGTTTTAGAAACATtgttcacaaaaaaaagacttaGAAAGATAATAGGACACATAGGTATTTATGGTAAGGTATTTAACACAGACTGAAGAAATACTCATAGGCATACTCACTCATTTCTAATGAATATGTCTATCAAAGGTTTGTGTATAACAAAATAGCTTCAGCAGTATTTTGCAAGTTTTACATAGATCATAACAGATTAATGTAGGAGTAACAGCCAGACACTGACATGACAATGCACTATGCACTATGCACTGCAGTATCCATAATAAAAACCAATGTCACTATCAAAACCCTGATCCGACCTTTACTGTCGCAGACAGATGTCCTGGAGCTGGTGTAGTATTATGCATTAGCATCATGGTTCACATCCCCTGGTGCAGATCCTTGGTAGCTCATGCTAATACTACCTCCATTGCCTTTAGCTCATCTCAAAGAACATGAAAttctagagagaaagaaagagaggcattGAACAATCCACCCATGACATAAACTTCATTTTAAAGATTTAGGGCATCAGATTGGTTGTAGCTGAAATTAAAGCAGCAGTGAGGAGTCTTCGTGTAACACTAACAAGCTCACTTGGTAAAAGGCAGTAGAACTGTCTTGTAAACACCACAGTTGGCAATGACAATGAGAAACACCAGCTAACTAGCCTGGCAACTTGCTGGGAAAGGAAGAAAGCTGTTCCTTGATTTTTGCTGGGTTTCTTACCCTGagcacagaactgcatagtgcatatcctgggtTAGCCTGACATTGCCTAAccctgtccttcacatgaccaatCAAACATATGACTTTGGTGTTGTCACTACATTACTCTACAGGTTGAGTTATGTCCAATGgcattaaaacataaaaaatgtttacgtACTAGGAGGAAGGTGGCAGCTAGCAGGAGCACTTTGGTGTTCATAGGCATCTCCTGTGGGACTGTGAACATAGGGGTGGTAAACATGAGAAGGATACTGACTGCACAATGTAGGGATCATTGAGTGTATTGTGTAGCAGGGATAAATGAAGCACTCCGTATGAGAAACTGGCTGCCAGCATATGTATAGACATAACAAGAAACTTACCATCCAGTCCGAAATATTCATGGTCGATGTTACATTCTTCATTAAAGCCAGGCCATTTTTTCCATATGCTGCCTATAGTCTCACCAAGTGTGGAGACCACCTGAAGCAACACAGCATGTGTAGGGATGGCAGTGTTGCAAGAGTAAACCATCAATCATTTTTCAGTGTGACAACTGTATCCCAAAAATAGTTACAAGCAGAACTAAGGGTCATCATCTCTGTACAATTCAACTAATGAAAAACAGAAAGTCATCAAACAATCAGCTCATTTTAGGGATTTGATTATCCATCTTAATTGAAATTGAGTGCAGAATAGTTGTTAACACACTAGTGTGGCTTTCTACAGTGTGTTTCATGGCTCTCTGACAAAGCATTTGTGTGCTCTCTGAGATAAGTGTGTGACCCAAGGGGACCCCATACCTGAAACTCCTGGTTGGAGCGACATCGCAGAGGACAACAAGGGCCCTGGATCCTCAAGGCCAGACTTCCTTCCGAGTCACACACCTCAAAGTACGGAGTGAACATGCTCCACCTGACAAGACACAACAGAGAGGGAGGCCAACTTTATTCCAGGGGTCAATCGTGAACAATCAACCAACTATCTGAACCATCAACTTACATGTTGAAATTGGTAAATACGAGCAGATTTGgatttaaagggaaactttgggatttttcaacctaGGCCCTACTTTTAGATCGTTTTGGGTCCAAAGTATTAAAGATAAAAACGGAAACGGTctagtattgagttagaacaccAAAACCAGCAACCACAAAATGGCTGTGCAATGGAATCCTATGGAGCAAgcacgtcaaagtaaaccacttgttttaGCCGCTGACAAGCTCATAGTCAATCATCGAAGGGAGGCACTCCCTATaaggcccaggttgaaaaatgaAAGATAAGGTTTAAGATTATGGCTAGTGGTTAATGGTGAATTAACAGGTAGTTGAGAATTAAGCCAAGTGTGTTAAAAGTttgtttaataataatattaaacaGAGACTGACTATCACAATTTGTTATCATATTGTAAtcatatttacaataataaGCCATTAGAGCAAAGATCATATAGATTGGTTGTAAAGACAGCAGATAAGCTATTGAAGGTCTGAAGCTATATGGGAGAGGTCACCATGCTTCTTAACAGAATCTAATTAACCAGTCACTCGTGGTGgcatttgtgtttctgtaaacATGTCGTCCCAGCATTTAATTACGGCCCCAGTAGCCAGCAGGCCGATTTAATTCAGAGGGAACGGTCTGCCACCCACCACAGCACCATTAGAACACAAAGAGGACCTTATCTGACCCGGCCAAATAGTTGGCaccagaagaaagagaggagtgttgCCTGGTCCATAACGAGTGTTTTAAAAGGAGAATCACTGGTGTGGACAGTCTGACGTAATAAGTGgaaggcaggggaggggagggggaataGCTGAGGCCCTAAGACCTCAAACGTCCCCAtctaaagagacagacacaaatactgtactgtagGCACTGTAGGGGCACAACGCAGGCACATGGTCAAACAAGGTATGCTAGCAAGCGCCTGTAGAGATACgtacaaatcacacacaaacacacatgaagggGCCTGTCAGAGGTTATGGTGTATGTGGCCTTTCCCTGTTAATATGTCCACACAGTGTCCTTGTAGAGGGGAACACATCGTCTCCACCCTTTTGACCAGGGTCAGTGGAGGTCGAGCCGCACCCTACCTCTGATGCACTGTGCCAATCAGCTGTCTCTCGGCTGAATAGGCCCTCATTTCCATCAGGCAGCAGCCAAGGCAGCACGTGTCGGCCCGCAGGGGCCTCTCAAAGTGGAATACCTGCTGGGCCTGGCGGTCGAAGCCCTGCAGGGAACAGGAGCGCGCCGGGCCACAGCACTGGAGGCACACACAGGAGCTCTCTGGgggagcagtgagagagagagagagagagagagagacggagagagacagagagagagagagagaaagttgcgGGGTAGTGATAACACATGATCATAATATAACAATTATTGAGAGAATGAGGGTTATTGAAAAGTGTTACTACTGAGAGAAGTACTGAAAAGGACATCAATTGCAATATAGTAAAAACTGATGGAAATAGTCAAataatgtgaatgaatgtgtataGTGTTCAATAAAAGACTAAAAACAGGTGCAGCATAttgctgatgatgatgctgtGTTGTATTCAAGTGATAAATACTTCATTGTGACAAAGTAAACTAGCTTTGTATATTTCATGCtatatactatgtgtgtgtatgtgtcccagAATAAACCCAAGTCTGAACATGGTTGTTATGCCCACTGAAAACGAGACAGCTTGGTTACCTTCAACCGCCACAAAGACTTGATCTTTGTTGTTATTGGCAATATTGTAGATTCTTCGAGGGACACACTGTGGACCTGGCAAACATTGACTCTGTCAGAAGTGGACACTAAAGGCCAACAATGACAGATAAAATTAAACCAATATTTCTCTCTCAAGTTTATCAATATTTTTCAAGTGATGTCTCTTCGATTCAAACGTAACATAAAATCCGAACAAAATATATGTCCCTCCAGTTCAACAGTGTCCCTGGTTTGTCTCATCAAATGTCTCACCTCTCAGCTCGGGTTTGGTTGTTATGTGCAGTTGACTGACTGTACTGAGAACAGTGAGACCCCTTGCTGCGCTTGGCTCCAACCAGCAATCCCTCCGCTCCAAGTCATCCATCTCCAGCCCAGACACTCCCTCTGTGGGCCCGGCCACCCCACTCGGCCCCTGATCTCCCTGGTGgagcatcactgcctggttctCGGACTCTGCGGGCCCGGGGAGAGCTCCCCTCTCTGGGCAGAGGGAGGCAGTGGAGCCCTGGAGGCCTGCACGGGCCCCCCAGCACCGGTGAAAGGCCCGGTACACCATGCggatgtgcttctctctctccagcccgcCGTACGGCTGAGGTTGGTCGGTAACGGCTGACATGGTCTACTGCAGATTcagagcaggaggtggagggcacagcatcatcactgtgaggtggagagagagagagagagagagagagagagagagagtaagtggagaaacagagagaagactGATACAGCAACCCTGGTAATATAGTAATACTTGTGTAATTTATTATTAGAAACtgtacaggaaaaaaaaatcagcaaaaTGTCCTCCTCATAAGGTGCAGtagaacagtggttctcaaTCCTCCTGATAAGGTGCagtagaccagtggttctcaatcCTTCTCCTGGGGCTCCTTCTGCACT encodes the following:
- the LOC105906932 gene encoding phospholipid scramblase family member 5; translation: MSAVTDQPQPYGGLEREKHIRMVYRAFHRCWGARAGLQGSTASLCPERGALPGPAESENQAVMLHQGDQGPSGVAGPTEGVSGLEMDDLERRDCWLEPSAARGLTVLSTVSQLHITTKPELRGPQCVPRRIYNIANNNKDQVFVAVEESSCVCLQCCGPARSCSLQGFDRQAQQVFHFERPLRADTCCLGCCLMEMRAYSAERQLIGTVHQRWSMFTPYFEVCDSEGSLALRIQGPCCPLRCRSNQEFQVVSTLGETIGSIWKKWPGFNEECNIDHEYFGLDGKFLVMSIHMLAASFSYGVLHLSLLHNTLNDPYIVQSVSFSCLPPLCSQSHRRCL
- the eif4e2 gene encoding eukaryotic translation initiation factor 4E type 2 isoform X1, with amino-acid sequence MNNKFDALKDDDSGDHDQDNISPKDCEKEKSEDEEKDPNTAKRKTAVPGAGEHPLQYNYAFWYSRRTPGRPASSQSYEQNIKQIGSFASVEQFWRFYSHMIRPGDLTGHSDFHLFKEGIKPMWEDDANKSGGKWIIRLRKGLASRCWENLILAMLGEQFMVGEEICGAVVSVRFQEDIISIWNKTASDQATTARIRDTLRRVLNLPPNTIMEYKMHTDSIKAWEDFHGLVNPSGGR
- the eif4e2 gene encoding eukaryotic translation initiation factor 4E type 2 isoform X2, whose product is MMTVATMTKTTSHRKTVKRKKVKTRRRTQTLPRERSVCFQTAVPGAGEHPLQYNYAFWYSRRTPGRPASSQSYEQNIKQIGSFASVEQFWRFYSHMIRPGDLTGHSDFHLFKEGIKPMWEDDANKSGGKWIIRLRKGLASRCWENLILAMLGEQFMVGEEICGAVVSVRFQEDIISIWNKTASDQATTARIRDTLRRVLNLPPNTIMEYKMHTDSIKAWEDFHGLVNPSGGR